In Anoplopoma fimbria isolate UVic2021 breed Golden Eagle Sablefish unplaced genomic scaffold, Afim_UVic_2022 Un_contig_8567_pilon_pilon, whole genome shotgun sequence, the following proteins share a genomic window:
- the LOC129116426 gene encoding 39S ribosomal protein L22, mitochondrial-like, whose translation MAVKNHNVEYKSTYIAESYSGKGKYLKWIRYHGRGMFGIMDKVNCHYFVKLVEGSPPQIEEKTSFDQAKEYVQNLKNRTIIHSL comes from the exons ATGGCGGTCAAAAATCACAATGTAGAGTACAAATCAACCTat ATCG ctgagtCCTACTCCGGCAAAGGGAAGTACCTGAAGTGGATCCGTTACCACGGCAGGGGGATGTTTGGCATCATGGACAAAGTTAACTGTCACTACTTTGTGAAGCTGGTGGAGGGCTCGCCGCCCCAGATCGAGGAGAAGACGAGCTTTGACCAGGCCAAAGAGTACGTCCAGAACCTGAAGAACCGGACAATCATCCACAGCCTGTAG